In the genome of Anabas testudineus chromosome 4, fAnaTes1.2, whole genome shotgun sequence, one region contains:
- the sass6 gene encoding spindle assembly abnormal protein 6 homolog isoform X1 has product MEELFSEVLQVNVRCRDCEERKANIRVTIDLQLTTSPVHKKDLLVRLTDDIDSYFLFNLTISEEDFQSLKAQQGLLIDFASFPQKFIDLLNLCYSEQKAEHPRFLLQLSCQSPLLEGPINFSVVETNAFKHLNHLSLRLAQGSDKEVKDYLALCLSSLKVEKQALEMRLKKTEDDLSRQLSYAQQTLSEKSKELEKLRSEWMSQSNSLSSRHSLELQSEREKTVELQNRLQQQTEQLRQELESAHRKSSQQLQSRLTELEASCRELTERKYKNESVIRDLKVKLVGAEEECQRSKQHILSLRRENSTLDTEVHDKERLVSQLQMRVAVLEQEIKDKDQLMRRTKEVLEATQQQKESVEENAESKELQIRKLEAAVKSLSEELIKANGIIKKLQGEVRSLIAKIKVKNSVTVSQEKVLQDTSEKLQNVEKDLQSVQQQLITKDAQVSNLKEQLESTVQKLNESREVLKTNENVISWLNKQLNEKQLSRKQQTPEALENPSVLSTTMGLRAHFYPQTGKPATSPGPDVNVTPLEQRAVPPLNRQNGDSAGLDSKYFERRDDSIPIYGLSSHPYRDFNTQAKPSKASAYFSA; this is encoded by the exons GATCTTCTAGTAAGACTAACAGATGATATAGATTCATATTTTCTCTTCAACCTCACTATATCAGAAGAAGATTTCCAAAG tttgaaagCCCAGCAGGGGCTTTTGATAGACTTTGCATCATTTCCTCAGAAGTTTATTGATCTGCTAAATCTGTGCTATTCTGAGCAGAAGGCAGAACATCCAAG GTTTCTCCTGCAGTTATCATGTCAGTCTCCATTGCTTGAGGGCCCCATCAACTTTAGTGTTGTAGAGACAAATGCATTCAAACACCTGAATCACTTGTCTTTACGGCTTGCTCAAGGCTCTGACAAAGAGGTTAAAGATTATCTCGCATTGTGCCTCTCATCTCTGAAG GTGGAGAAGCAGGCTCTGGAGATGAGGCTTAAGAAGACTGAAGATGATTTGTCAAGGCAGCTGAGTTATGCTCAACAG aCTCTCTCTGAAAAATCTAAAGAGTTGGAGAAACTGCGTTCAGAGTGGATGAGTCAGAGCAACTCTCTGTCCAGCCGTCATTCTCTGGAGTTACAGTCAGAGCGAGAGAAGACCGTTGAG TTACAgaacaggctgcagcagcagactgagcaGCTTCGTCAGGAGCTGGAGAGTGCTCATAGGAAGAGCAGCCAGCAGCTTCAAAGCAGACTGACAGAGCTGGAGGCCTCCTGCAGAGAGCTGACGGAGAGGAAATACAAGAATGAGTCTGTCATCAGAGACCTTAAGGTTAAACTTGTAGGTGCTGAAGAG GAGTGCCAGCGTTCGAAGCAGCATATCCTGTCTCTTAGGAGGGAGAACAGCACTTTGGACACAGAGGTCCATGATAAGGAGCGTTTGGTAAGCCAGTTGCAGATGAGAGTGGCTGTTCTAGAACAGGAGATCAAGGATAAGGATCAGCTAATGCGCCGCACAAAGGAGGTGCTGGAAGCCACTCAGCAGCAGAAG gaATCAGTGGAAGAAAATGCTGAAAGTAAAGAACTTCAGATCAGAAAACTTGAAGCAGCAGTAAAATCACTGTCTGAGGAGCTGATAAAG GCTAATGGTATCATTAAGAAGCTGCAGGGTGAGGTTCGAAGCCTCATTGCAAagataaaagttaaaaactCTGTGACTGTGTCACAGGAGAAGGTCCTCCAGGACACTTCAGAAAAACTTCAGAATGTGGAAAAGGATCTACAGAGTGTTCAGCAGCAGCTAATCACCAAGGATGCGCAg gtTTCAAATCTGAAGGAGCAGTTGGAGTCGACAGtacaaaaattaaatgaaagcagagaagtgttaaaaacaaatgagaatg ttaTAAGTTGGCTTAACAAGCagctaaatgaaaagcagctgtccaGAAAGCAGCAGACTCCTGAAGCTTTGGAGAATCCTTCTGTTTTGTCCACAACAATGGGATTGAGG GCACACTTTTATCCTCAGACAGGCAAACCTGCTACATCTCCTGGGCCAGATGTTAATGTGACGCCTCTTGAGCAGCGAGCGGTGCCACCACTCAACAGGCAGAA TGGAGACTCTGCAGGTCTGGATTCAAAGTACTTTGAGAGGAGAGATGATAGCATCCCAATCTACGGTCTGTCGTCTCATCCTTACCGAG acttCAATACTCAAGCAAAGCCTTCCAAAGCTTCTGCTTACTTCTCTGCATAA
- the sass6 gene encoding spindle assembly abnormal protein 6 homolog isoform X2, with amino-acid sequence MEELFSEVLQVNVRCRDCEERKANIRVTIDLQLTTSPVHKKDLLVRLTDDIDSYFLFNLTISEEDFQSLKAQQGLLIDFASFPQKFIDLLNLCYSEQKAEHPRFLLQLSCQSPLLEGPINFSVVETNAFKHLNHLSLRLAQGSDKEVKDYLALCLSSLKVEKQALEMRLKKTEDDLSRQLSYAQQTLSEKSKELEKLRSEWMSQSNSLSSRHSLELQSEREKTVELQNRLQQQTEQLRQELESAHRKSSQQLQSRLTELEASCRELTERKYKNESVIRDLKVKLVGAEEECQRSKQHILSLRRENSTLDTEVHDKERLVSQLQMRVAVLEQEIKDKDQLMRRTKEVLEATQQQKESVEENAESKELQIRKLEAAVKSLSEELIKANGIIKKLQGEVRSLIAKIKVKNSVTVSQEKVLQDTSEKLQNVEKDLQSVQQQLITKDAQVSNLKEQLESTVQKLNESREVLKTNENVISWLNKQLNEKQLSRKQQTPEALENPSVLSTTMGLRTGKPATSPGPDVNVTPLEQRAVPPLNRQNGDSAGLDSKYFERRDDSIPIYGLSSHPYRDFNTQAKPSKASAYFSA; translated from the exons GATCTTCTAGTAAGACTAACAGATGATATAGATTCATATTTTCTCTTCAACCTCACTATATCAGAAGAAGATTTCCAAAG tttgaaagCCCAGCAGGGGCTTTTGATAGACTTTGCATCATTTCCTCAGAAGTTTATTGATCTGCTAAATCTGTGCTATTCTGAGCAGAAGGCAGAACATCCAAG GTTTCTCCTGCAGTTATCATGTCAGTCTCCATTGCTTGAGGGCCCCATCAACTTTAGTGTTGTAGAGACAAATGCATTCAAACACCTGAATCACTTGTCTTTACGGCTTGCTCAAGGCTCTGACAAAGAGGTTAAAGATTATCTCGCATTGTGCCTCTCATCTCTGAAG GTGGAGAAGCAGGCTCTGGAGATGAGGCTTAAGAAGACTGAAGATGATTTGTCAAGGCAGCTGAGTTATGCTCAACAG aCTCTCTCTGAAAAATCTAAAGAGTTGGAGAAACTGCGTTCAGAGTGGATGAGTCAGAGCAACTCTCTGTCCAGCCGTCATTCTCTGGAGTTACAGTCAGAGCGAGAGAAGACCGTTGAG TTACAgaacaggctgcagcagcagactgagcaGCTTCGTCAGGAGCTGGAGAGTGCTCATAGGAAGAGCAGCCAGCAGCTTCAAAGCAGACTGACAGAGCTGGAGGCCTCCTGCAGAGAGCTGACGGAGAGGAAATACAAGAATGAGTCTGTCATCAGAGACCTTAAGGTTAAACTTGTAGGTGCTGAAGAG GAGTGCCAGCGTTCGAAGCAGCATATCCTGTCTCTTAGGAGGGAGAACAGCACTTTGGACACAGAGGTCCATGATAAGGAGCGTTTGGTAAGCCAGTTGCAGATGAGAGTGGCTGTTCTAGAACAGGAGATCAAGGATAAGGATCAGCTAATGCGCCGCACAAAGGAGGTGCTGGAAGCCACTCAGCAGCAGAAG gaATCAGTGGAAGAAAATGCTGAAAGTAAAGAACTTCAGATCAGAAAACTTGAAGCAGCAGTAAAATCACTGTCTGAGGAGCTGATAAAG GCTAATGGTATCATTAAGAAGCTGCAGGGTGAGGTTCGAAGCCTCATTGCAAagataaaagttaaaaactCTGTGACTGTGTCACAGGAGAAGGTCCTCCAGGACACTTCAGAAAAACTTCAGAATGTGGAAAAGGATCTACAGAGTGTTCAGCAGCAGCTAATCACCAAGGATGCGCAg gtTTCAAATCTGAAGGAGCAGTTGGAGTCGACAGtacaaaaattaaatgaaagcagagaagtgttaaaaacaaatgagaatg ttaTAAGTTGGCTTAACAAGCagctaaatgaaaagcagctgtccaGAAAGCAGCAGACTCCTGAAGCTTTGGAGAATCCTTCTGTTTTGTCCACAACAATGGGATTGAGG ACAGGCAAACCTGCTACATCTCCTGGGCCAGATGTTAATGTGACGCCTCTTGAGCAGCGAGCGGTGCCACCACTCAACAGGCAGAA TGGAGACTCTGCAGGTCTGGATTCAAAGTACTTTGAGAGGAGAGATGATAGCATCCCAATCTACGGTCTGTCGTCTCATCCTTACCGAG acttCAATACTCAAGCAAAGCCTTCCAAAGCTTCTGCTTACTTCTCTGCATAA
- the ahsg1 gene encoding alpha-2-HS-glycoprotein 1, with translation MKILLFLVLLSSSVLLCSTRPALETVTCAGDRIAAAAHLAVSSINEHHYHGYKFRHNETESSKIEKVDEGCNIELQLELLETKCYFLNSKSFESCPLREEHAQAVMANCNVTIAVKNADANVTNYSCDTRQVKTNREMMSICPDCPILLPLNDTEGLKSVFEAVKKFNENATNKHYYALKEVGRISLGHIMGTEMIYNVEFALGETHCPVGSRIVPEACIPLCPERAHYAFCKSSFSSTKGLGSVDCELYPPLNTTAIAPSEERGCRYPHHHHHHHHGPHGHGPPPHGGKHGHGPPPHAHDKDQGPPPHGGNQGHGPPPHAHDKDQGPPPHGGNQGHGPPPHAHDKDQGPPPHGGNHGHGPPPHGGDHGHGSPPHGRGHGHGPPPHGHDKDQKQPPHGHGHGHGHGHGPPPGHDRQHHHKHIQPCHGFLTYVDPALHPICPWPLPRHHHKQKPSKS, from the exons ATGAAGATATTACTCTTCCTGGTGCTGCTGTCCTCATCAGTGCTGCTTTGCAGCACTCGCCCAGCTTTGGAGACAGTAACATGTGCTGGGGATCGCAtcgctgcagcagcacatctggCAGTATCTAGTATCAATGAGCATCATTACCATGGCTACAAGTTCCGACACAACgagacagagagcagcaaaATAGAAAAG gtcgATGAAGGCTGTAATATTGAGTTGCAGTTGGAACTTCTGGAGACAAAATGCTACTTTCTGAACTCCAAATCCTTTGAGTCCTGTCCTCTCCGTGAAGAGCATGCACAG GCGGTGATGGCCAACTGCAACGTTACGATAGCTGTCAAAAACGCAGATGCCAATGTCACCAATTATTCATGTGACACACGACAAG TAAAAACCAACAGAGAGATGATGTCCATCTGTCCTGACTGTCCTATACTGCTCCCGCTCAATGACACTGAGGGTCTGAAGTCTGTCTTTGAGGCTGTAAAAAAATTCAATGAGAACGCCACCAACAAACACTACTATGCACTGAAAGAAGTTGGACGGATAAGCTTAGGG CACATAATGGGGACAGAGATGATCTACAATGTTGAGTTTGCCCTTGGGGAGACTCACTGCCCAGTGGGATCTAGAATTGTGCCCGAGGCATGCATCCCCCTTTGCCCTGAGAGAGCT CATTATGCATTCTgcaaatcatccttttccaGTACAAAGGGACTGGGATCTGTTGATTGTGAGCTCTATCCTCCATTG AACACCACTGCTATTGCACCTAGTGAAGAGCGAGGATGTAGGTaccctcatcatcatcatcatcaccatcacgGGCCCCATGGTCATGGTCCTCCACCCCATGGAGGTAAGCATGGTCATGGTCCTCCACCCCATGCTCATGATAAAGATCAAGGACCACCACCCCATGGAGGTAATCAGGGTCATGGTCCTCCACCCCATGCCCATGATAAAGATCAAGGACCACCACCCCATGGAGGTAATCAGGGTCATGGTCCTCCACCCCATGCTCATGATAAAGATCAAGGACCACCACCCCATGGAGGTAATCATGGTCACGGCCCTCCACCTCACGGTGGTGATCACGGTCATGGTTCTCCACCCCATGGTCGTGGCCACGGTCACGGACCTCCACCTCATGGGCATGATAAAGATCAAAAACAACCACCCCATGGCCATGGCCATGGCCATGGCCATGGTCATGGACCCCCACCTGGCCATGACAGACAACAccaccacaaacacatacagccCTGCCATGGATTTCTGACCTATGTCGACCCAGCTCTTCACCCCATTTGCCCTTGGCCTCTTCCCAGACACcaccacaaacaaaaaccaagcAAGTCCTGA